In Palaemon carinicauda isolate YSFRI2023 chromosome 1, ASM3689809v2, whole genome shotgun sequence, the genomic stretch AAGAACTCTAAATCAAGCTGACATAATCCCAAAAACATTTTCAACGATGCGTCTACctcgggatattattattattattattattattattatatttattattattactatccaagctacaaccctagttggaaaagcaagatgctataagcccaggggctccaatagggaaaaatagcccagtgaggaaaggaaataaggaaataaataaatgaagagaacaaattaacaataaatcattctaaaataagtaacaacgtcaaaacagacgtttcatatataaactattaacaacatcaaaaaccaatatgtcataaataaactataaaaagactcatgtccgcctggtcaacaaaaaagcatttgctccaactttgaacttttgaagttctactgattcaaccacccgattaggaagatcattccacaacttggtaacagctggaataaaacttctagagtactgcgtagtattgagcctcaggatggagaaggcctggctattagaattaactgcctgcctagtattacgaacaggatagaattgtccagggagatctgaatgtaaaggatggtcagagttatgaaaaatcttatgcaacatgcataatgaactaattgaacgacggtgccagagattaatatctagatcaggaataagaaatttaatagaccgtaagtttctgtccaacaaattaagatgagaatcagaagctgaagaccagacaggagaaaaatactcaaaacaaggtagaatgaaagaattaaaacacttcttcagaatagattgatcaccgaaaatcttgaaagactttctcaataagcctattttttgtacaattgaagaagacacagaccttatatgtttctcaaaagtaattttactgtcgaaaatcacacctaaaattttgcaAGAGTCatgaatatttaaagaaacattatcaatagatAATATGTAATTATAGATAGCTTGGGATTTGGTTAAGTTACTGTATGCAAAAGGCTTTATTAAGTTATCCAGTAAAGGAAATGCATCATCTGCAACAAAAACAAAAGGTATAGCATCAGGGCAGCCGGGTAAAGTGGTTGGTCCAGGGAtacttcatttcttttctttcattttttttaccaaattttgtGTTAGCAAACACTCCACCATCTGACACTCAACCATTGGCAACTACATCAACCATCATAAATTCATAGTGAGCGTTAATAACAGCCGTAAGCACAATGCTAAATGTATGTTTATAGTTAAAATAATATGATCCAGATCCAATGGGTTTCTTGATTTGCACGTGTTTCCCATCGATTGCCCCAATGCAATGGGGAAACTGTCAAGTCCTTTCAAATGCTGTAGCTACTTCAAGCTATTCATTTGTTGTTTTAGGGATCTGAAAGAATAAAATTGATATACTTGTAAATATCCATACATAATTTTCATCCTATCAATCATCATTATCGTGAtcaatattttaaagaaattttaggAAAATGTAAAGACTATATTCTATTTTATGGGTGCATTAGGCTATTTTGACCTGACCACTTCGCCTAACTGGAATTTTTAATTGATCATACTTCCTAGCCTGGCAGAGGTCGGTCCTGCATGCACCCAGAAATTAGATAGTAACCAATAGAAATCTTaagatttctcaatttttttatgaagcataaagaaATCAAAATATTCCTAGTAATCTCCCTTTATGTTTTGCAAGACCCATCCACATTAGGCAGTAAGTCACAGCAGGTAGATTCAGACGTCtcaaagaaaatacagaaattgGAAATGCAGAGTAAACGTTATGAAGCACTCTCACTTACATGTTCTCATCTCAAGCAAAGTAACGACTTCATTGATATTTTTGCCATGAGCTGGGCTCAAATTTAGGGAAATTAGTGCAGAACAGCAAATATATGCCAGGAAGGCTATTAATGATATTCTTTTTGAGGCAAAATTAAGTACATTGCATAAACACAGTGTtaagattaatgaaaatattattcaaagtAGGTCTTCCACGCCCATATCTGTACTGTCCTCTGACAGGGGAGCATCCACAAGTCGAGGTAATATTATAATCTGAAATATAACAGATACGACTGGAGTCCGTGTTTACACAACGTCAGACCTTTTGAATAATCCCCAGTACAGCTTGGAAAACTAAATACCTTATGGCATATTGGCATCAGGATCCCCCCCTTTTTTGTTcccaagggaaaatatattttcttaggtATTTGGTGATGGTGTTAAAGAATTTGTCATTTAGTAATCTAACTATTATTAATAAATACTTTTGTTATTTGCACCTTATTTAACCTACCTTAATACATTACTTTAATACAGTGCAAATAGCACTACAGGTTTCCATGATGATACCACCAACGTGGAGAGATAGCTGTGGTGAACATTAGTTCCTGAAATGTTTGTCCAGTAGCCAAGAAGCTTAAAGTACTAGAAAGCCTTTCACATGCTGAAATGGAATCCCGAAGATTGGTATCAATTTTTTGTATGAGGGGCGTAGTCATTCCTAGCAAATCCATGAAAGTTTCTCTATCCATGCGTAGATAATTTTCGTAATCTGCAGGGGCAGAGAGGAGCAACTTGACAGTTTCCCCATTGCATTGGGGCAATCGATGGGAAACACGTGCAAATCAAGAAACCCATTGGATCTGGATCATATTATTTTAACTATAAACATACATTTAGCATTGTGCTTATGGCTGTTGTTAATGCTCACTATGCATTTATGATGGTTGATGTAGGTGCCAATGGTAGAGTGTCAGATGGTGGAGTATTTGCTAACACAAAATTTGGTAAGAacatgaaagaaaagaaattaagtatCACTGGACCAACCACTTTACCCGGCTGCCCTGACGCTATGCCTTTTGTTTTCGTTGCAGATGATGCATTTCCTCTACTGGATAACTTAATAAAGCCTTTTGCACATAGTAACTTAACCAAATCTCAAGCCATCTATAATTACCCATTATCCCGAGGAAGACGCATCGTTGAAAATGTTTTTGGGATTATGTCAGCTCGATTTAGAGTTCTTTTGTCAACGATTAATGTGTCACTAGCAAAGGCTTCAATAATAATTATGGCAGGTTGCTATCTCCATAATTACTTAATGAAACGAAATGCTCAAGCATATCTAGATGGTTTAGATGTTGAAGATGAGAATAAGAATGGTTAATAAAGCGAAAGAGAGGTATGGCAACCAACCTATTCCAC encodes the following:
- the LOC137623173 gene encoding uncharacterized protein, which codes for MAVVNAHYAFMMVDVGANGRVSDGGVFANTKFGKNMKEKKLSITGPTTLPGCPDAMPFVFVADDAFPLLDNLIKPFAHSNLTKSQAIYNYPLSRGRRIVENVFGIMSARFRVLLSTINVSLAKASIIIMAGCYLHNYLMKRNAQAYLDGLDVEDENKNG